One genomic window of Stieleria sp. JC731 includes the following:
- a CDS encoding glycosyltransferase family 2 protein → MNRPSVSVVIPAYNASATIARAVDSCLSQTVRPFEVIVIDDGSTDDLAAVLKSYGSDVKLIHQQNARTAAARNRGLESAQGEFVAFLDADDYWEPEKLQRQLDVIDEHPSVSVVSGRFYSEFPGEERCLLPLRSSRRYDRPMTPRGSEAFMVGTLIWTGMVLVRRSAIGEQRFVSGLEPAEDRDFWIRLAADNDVYLMSDPLATAVEIPNSLSRSSIAVDCGRMLEVVQRHRAILSPAARFYWKAYVYYRWASMESSPAAALPMLLRSFIGWPFPLTAMPAMKRLGRIKRFVVLMRQLLQSVLVQSRVSS, encoded by the coding sequence ATGAATCGGCCTTCGGTCAGCGTCGTCATTCCGGCATACAACGCATCAGCAACAATCGCTCGCGCCGTCGATAGCTGTTTGTCGCAAACGGTTCGTCCGTTCGAAGTGATCGTCATTGATGATGGAAGCACGGATGATTTGGCAGCGGTACTTAAAAGCTATGGATCTGACGTCAAGTTGATTCATCAGCAAAATGCAAGAACAGCGGCAGCACGGAATCGAGGTTTGGAGTCTGCCCAGGGCGAGTTCGTAGCGTTCTTAGATGCCGATGATTATTGGGAACCGGAAAAGCTTCAGCGGCAGCTTGATGTGATTGATGAACACCCAAGCGTTAGTGTCGTTTCGGGGCGGTTCTACAGTGAATTCCCTGGTGAAGAGAGATGCCTTCTGCCACTGCGATCTTCGCGGCGATATGATCGACCGATGACTCCCCGAGGTTCGGAAGCTTTCATGGTCGGAACGCTGATTTGGACCGGGATGGTGCTGGTTCGACGTTCCGCGATTGGAGAACAGCGATTTGTCTCTGGGTTGGAGCCGGCCGAAGATCGGGACTTCTGGATTCGGCTCGCCGCTGACAATGACGTTTATCTGATGTCGGATCCACTGGCGACCGCTGTCGAAATACCTAACAGCTTGTCACGCAGCAGCATTGCTGTGGATTGCGGACGGATGTTGGAAGTCGTCCAACGGCATCGAGCGATTCTTAGTCCAGCCGCCCGTTTTTATTGGAAGGCCTACGTTTACTATCGTTGGGCATCGATGGAGTCATCGCCTGCGGCGGCATTACCGATGCTGCTTCGCTCGTTCATCGGTTGGCCATTTCCGTTGACGGCGATGCCAGCGATGAAACGCTTGGGCAGGATCAAGCGTTTCGTCGTTCTGATGCGACAGTTATTGCAATCCGTCTTGGTTCAATCGAGGGTGTCGTCGTGA